From Dermochelys coriacea isolate rDerCor1 chromosome 9, rDerCor1.pri.v4, whole genome shotgun sequence, one genomic window encodes:
- the C9HXorf65 gene encoding uncharacterized protein CXorf65 homolog, with protein MFIYVKHAGPPRPGCVPSPGSDTALSLPDNQQFLANTCCSVLLLLHYLRSKVGLQRTEAIDLCDELGALKLLFLVKLPSDSASKFLSPRGTYFVCRVERGAPGTKQGNAYRAFTPILKDPEPELLDALHTQCEFLEKSRLKLLKAQDGKKIQTMESLISVVPSQIAGKLMGRPGPGAAGAADDEQKQERKAGPSPKIKSEASKKEKHR; from the exons ATGTTCATCTATGTCAAACACGCAG gcccccccagGCCCGGCTGTGTGCCCAGCCCTGGGTCAGACACTGCCTTGTCCCTTCCAGATAACCAGCAGTTTCTGGCTAATACCTGCTgctctgtcctcctgctgctgcactaCCTGAGGAGTAAGGTGGGGCTCCAGAGAACAG AAGCCATTGACCTGTGTGATGAACTGGGCGCCCTCAAGCTACTCTTCCTGGTCAAGCTTCCCAGCGACAGCGCCAGCAAGTTCCTCTCGCCCCGAGGAACATATTTCGTGTGCCGGGTGGAGCGTGGAGCCCCAG GGACCAAACAGGGAAACGCTTATCGCGCCTTCACCCCCATCCTCAAGGACCCCGAGCCGGAGCTTCTGG ATGCCTTGCACACTCAGTGCGAGTTTCTGGAAAAGAGCCGCCTCAAGCTGCTGAAGGCCCAGGATGGGAAGAAGATCCAGACCATGGAGTCGCTGATTTCCGTTGTGCCCTCCCAGATCGCA GGAAAGCTCATGGGGAGGCCTGGTCCAGGGGCAGCTGGAGCTGCCGACGACGAGCAAAAGCAGGAGAGAAAAGCAGGACCATCCCCCAAAATCAAATCAGAGGCCAGCAAGAAGGAGAAACATCGCTGA
- the IL2RG gene encoding cytokine receptor common subunit gamma isoform X1 has translation MFLTLILLLSGRSQRAMAAQSPQGVECIVFNDQYLTCMWGSKATLTANYSLYYWYIPPRSENHMPVEECKHYLQEEGINTGCWFNHSEIIQFRPFYIHVNASHGGRSLIIPTKGMKLQDLVKPAPPVNLTIQNISNNQLQLTWDSMYLKPRCLEYAVKYKSNQDTSWTEHLVSGKIFSFPSVDYEKYYTFYVKSKINQYCGTTQLWSEWSVPVFWGNNVTDQGAAEEQAPWFWIHVVLPTASSMLFLVLLILLIRMERVWVILMPRIPNPSKNFEELFNTHQGNFPEWAGVSKDIMESFKPNYSESFCYISELPPKESSTPLWEGRDKLRAPPGRSSAPASSSSPGLSLSKNSYMGV, from the exons GCGTGGAGTGCATAGTCTTCAACGATCAGTACCTGACCTGTATGTGGGGCAGCAAAGCAACACTGACAGCCAATTACTCACTCTATTACTGGTACATTCCCCCAAG GAGTGAAAACCACATGCCAGTTGAGGAATGCAAGCACTACCTCCAGGAGGAGGGCATCAACACAGGCTGCTGGTTCAACCACAGTGAGATCATCCAGTTCCGCCCCTTCTACATCCACGTCAACGCCAGCCATGGGGGCAGGAGCCTCATCATCCCCACCAAAGGCATGAAGCTGCAGGACCTAG TGAAACCCGCTCCACCAGTGAACCTGACCATCCAGAACATAAGCAATAACCAGCTGCAGCTGACCTGGGACTCCATGTACCTCAAGCCCCGCTGCTTGGAATATGCTGTCAAATACAAAAGCAACCAGGACACCAGCTGGACG GAGCACTTGGTCAGTGGcaagatcttctccttccctAGCGTGGACTACGAGAAGTATTACACCTTCTACGTGAAAAGCAAGATCAATCAGTACTGCGGCACCACCCAGCTCTGGAGCGAGTGGAGTGTCCCAGTGTTCTGGGGCAACAATGTAACAGACCAGG GTGCGGCCGAGGAGCAGGCACCATGGTTCTGGATTCACGTGGttctccccactgcctcttcgATGCTCTTCCTAGTCCTTCTCATTCTGCTGATTCGAATGGAAAG AGTCTGGGTCATTCTCATGCCCAGAATCCCCAACCCCAGCAAGAACTTTGAAGAGCTCTTCAACACCCACCAGGGGAACTTCCCG GAATGGGCCGGAGTCTCCAAGGACATCATGGAGAGCTTTAAACCTAACTACAGTGAGAGCTTCTGCTACATCAGCGAGCTGCCCCCCAAGGAGAGCAGCACGCCCCTCTGGGAGGGCCGTGACAAGCTGAGGGCTCCCCCAGGGcgctcctcagccccagcctccagcagcagccctgggctgAGCCTCTCCAAGAACAGCTACATGGGAGTGTGA
- the IL2RG gene encoding cytokine receptor common subunit gamma isoform X2, protein MFLTLILLLSGRSQRAMAAQSPQGVECIVFNDQYLTCMWGSKATLTANYSLYYWYIPPRSENHMPVEECKHYLQEEGINTGCWFNHSEIIQFRPFYIHVNASHGGRSLIIPTKGMKLQDLVKPAPPVNLTIQNISNNQLQLTWDSMYLKPRCLEYAVKYKSNQDTSWTEHLVSGKIFSFPSVDYEKYYTFYVKSKINQYCGTTQLWSEWSVPVFWGNNVTDQAVWGSCLLPARNSPMASRSPLQSDHTGGVSASPTVHLPCRCGRGAGTMVLDSRGSPHCLFDALPSPSHSADSNGKSLGHSHAQNPQPQQEL, encoded by the exons GCGTGGAGTGCATAGTCTTCAACGATCAGTACCTGACCTGTATGTGGGGCAGCAAAGCAACACTGACAGCCAATTACTCACTCTATTACTGGTACATTCCCCCAAG GAGTGAAAACCACATGCCAGTTGAGGAATGCAAGCACTACCTCCAGGAGGAGGGCATCAACACAGGCTGCTGGTTCAACCACAGTGAGATCATCCAGTTCCGCCCCTTCTACATCCACGTCAACGCCAGCCATGGGGGCAGGAGCCTCATCATCCCCACCAAAGGCATGAAGCTGCAGGACCTAG TGAAACCCGCTCCACCAGTGAACCTGACCATCCAGAACATAAGCAATAACCAGCTGCAGCTGACCTGGGACTCCATGTACCTCAAGCCCCGCTGCTTGGAATATGCTGTCAAATACAAAAGCAACCAGGACACCAGCTGGACG GAGCACTTGGTCAGTGGcaagatcttctccttccctAGCGTGGACTACGAGAAGTATTACACCTTCTACGTGAAAAGCAAGATCAATCAGTACTGCGGCACCACCCAGCTCTGGAGCGAGTGGAGTGTCCCAGTGTTCTGGGGCAACAATGTAACAGACCAGG CTGTGTGGGGTTCCTGCCTGCTCCCAGCCAGGAACAGCCCCATGGCCTCTCGGTCCCCCCTACAGTCAGACCACACTGGTGGTGTGTCGGCATCACCCACTGTGCATCTGCCCTGCAGGTGCGGCCGAGGAGCAGGCACCATGGTTCTGGATTCACGTGGttctccccactgcctcttcgATGCTCTTCCTAGTCCTTCTCATTCTGCTGATTCGAATGGAAAG AGTCTGGGTCATTCTCATGCCCAGAATCCCCAACCCCAGCAAGAACTTTGA